The following DNA comes from Mycolicibacterium aromaticivorans JS19b1 = JCM 16368.
GCGCGGATCGACTCTGCCCATCACCTTGTGAGCGGGAAAGCGTCCGTCGCGCGACATCGCGTAGATGTAACGAGCTCCCGACACCATGCTGACCAGGGCAGCCCCGAAGAACGCCAGGGCGATCGCAGCCAGCAGGGGCCGCTCGAAGCCCGGTCCGAAGCGCTGGTTCATGATCTCGGCAACCGGCGACTCGGTGTTGGAGACTTTGGCCATGTCGGTGATCGACACGGTCAGGATGATGACGAACACCATTCCCAATACCGACGCCGCGACGACCGAGCCGATGATCGCCCGCGGAACGGTGCGGGTCGGATTCTTGGCTTCCTCAGCCATATTCGATGCCGTCTCAAAACCGACCAGCGTCGACAAGCCCATGATCGATGCCGCCATCAATCCGCCGCCGATGACCCAGAAGTTCGGGTCAGCTTCGGTGATGCCGCGGGAGAACAGGTTCGCCGGCGCGGCGTTACCGCTGACGATTATCGCGATGGTCAGGGCGACACCGATGACAAGCAAGATGCCCAGTTCGACGCCAACCGACAGTGAGTTGACCCAACCGACGATGCGTGTCGCGGCGACGGCCAGAACGAACTGAATGATCAACAGCGCCACCGTCATCACTCGCGCGGTGGTCTCACTGGGCTCCATACCGAAGAGCGGCATGAGGCACTGGCTGGCTAGGGCGTTGTCGATGGTGACCGGACCGGCGACCGCGCTCAGAACGGCCAGCCAGCCGAAGGCCCACCCGAGCTTGGGGCTGGCCAGCCGCGACGCCCATGCGTAGGACGATCCGCTGAGTGGGATACGCGCGGCGAATTGCGCGTACACCAACGCCACCAGGATCTGTCCGATTGCGACGATGGGGAACAACCAGATGCCTACCGGTCCCGAATCCCGCAACACATCGTCATAGGTGGCGAAGATTCCTACCGCGACGGACAAGGACGCGAACGAAATGGCAAATACCTGAAAGCCATTCAGTGTTCGCTTGAGTTCCGGCTCATAGCCGCAGTCTTCGCAGAAGTTGTCGGCGGCTTCGTCGCCGGTGAGAACTTGTGTCACGTGCTTCACCTTGCTGTTCGGTGTAGAGGGGACTTTAAGCCGTGGAAAACAGTTACTTGCCGGTATGGGCCGTGCTCGTGTGAGCGGCGCCAGGGAGGTGACCGGCGCCCGCGCCGCTGTC
Coding sequences within:
- a CDS encoding APC family permease, whose amino-acid sequence is MTQVLTGDEAADNFCEDCGYEPELKRTLNGFQVFAISFASLSVAVGIFATYDDVLRDSGPVGIWLFPIVAIGQILVALVYAQFAARIPLSGSSYAWASRLASPKLGWAFGWLAVLSAVAGPVTIDNALASQCLMPLFGMEPSETTARVMTVALLIIQFVLAVAATRIVGWVNSLSVGVELGILLVIGVALTIAIIVSGNAAPANLFSRGITEADPNFWVIGGGLMAASIMGLSTLVGFETASNMAEEAKNPTRTVPRAIIGSVVAASVLGMVFVIILTVSITDMAKVSNTESPVAEIMNQRFGPGFERPLLAAIALAFFGAALVSMVSGARYIYAMSRDGRFPAHKVMGRVDPRTRTPIPATFLVLGVGVILMAVMPGDALLQLIMAGAIVTILPYLFTIILYLATRHKLDRKPGGFDLGRWEWPVAIGALVWVIISLFVVITTSPGWAPIVLAFGVSAAGGLYFLYMWKFNRSVLEEEPGDPNMFAEVE